A stretch of DNA from Mycolicibacterium celeriflavum:
CGGGCGGTGCTGGTGTGTCTGGTCGCGCTGGTGATCGAGGGGGCGTTCACCCTGCCGTTCATGGCGGTGTATTACGGCTATCCCACACTCAGCCTCACCGAGATCTGCAGCGAACTGCTCAAGGTCCGCTACTCAGACGACACCTTGGAGTGCAAGGTCCCGTACCCGCCCCTGGGTCCGCCTGAGGGCGCCGAAGGCAAGGACACCGCTCAAGACGAATGGGGCATCCAACCGGTGCCGAAGTACAACAGGATCGGCTTCCGCGAACTGGTCCGCATACACGAACAGCGCGAAGCCCGGCAGGCGGCCGAACAGCAAGGCGCACAGGCTCCGTGACCAGGACGCTCGAGGAACACGCACAAAACTGGGACCTTCGTCACGAGGACTTCGGTGACAACGACTTCCTGTACGACGTCTACTCGGTGATGCGGCGCAATGCACCGTTCGCCCACACCGACACACCGTTCCTGTCCGCCACCCCCGGTGGCGCGTTTGTGGCGACGCGGTACGACGAGTGTTACCGCATCTTGCAGGATTGGCAGCACTTCTCGAGCAATCCCGTTCCAGAGGACGCCGAACGAGTTCCCGGCGAACTGCTCGTCATCATGGATCCTCCGCGGCAACAGAAGTTCCGCAAGGTGCTCAATCCGTACTTCTCGCCGGCTCGGATGAAGGCACTTGCACCCCAGATCCGGTCAGAAACCGACCGTTTGATCGATCTGTTCATCGAAGAGGGTGCCGGTGACCTCGCCCAGGTCGCATGGCGGCAGCCCGGAATCGTCTTCTTCAGGTACGTCCTCGGCATGCCCGTCGACGATGTTTCCCTGTGCATCGATCTGACCGACACCGCGCTCAACGGCGACACCGAGGAAGCCCGCACGACCGCCAACGTCGGGCTGTACCAGCATCTTCACGATGCGATGACGGCACGCGCCGCGCAGCCACCGCGAGACGACATGATCGACGTTCTTCTTTCTGCCGAGATCGACGGCGAGAAGTTGCCGTTCCAAGACGTGGTCGCCAACGCGATGCTGTTGGTGCAGGCCGGCCTGGAGACCACATCGAACGCGATGTCGTTCGCATTTCACTACCTCGCAACGCATCCCGATGAGCGTGACCGGCTCGTCGATGAACCGGAGATACTGCCACGAGCCGTCGAGGAGTTCATCCGGTACGGCGGCTCGATCCACGGCATCCCGCGGACGGTCGCCCGAAAAGTCGAAATGAGTGGGCACACTTTCTGTCCCGGACAGTCGGTACTCGTCAACTACGCCGCGGCGAACCGGGATGCCGACCAGTTCACCGAACCGGACCGGTGCATCCTGGACCGCCGCGACAACCGGCATCTCGGGTTCGGTGCCGGAGTGCACCGATGCCTGGGTTCGAATCTCGCTCGGCTGGAGTTCACGGTCGCCCTCGAGCAAGTGTTGGCGAGGATGCCCGATTACAGGTTGGCGCCCAACGCCGATCCGGTGTTCCACGGCAACTCTGTCACCCGCGGATACCGCAGCATCCCAGTCATGTTCACCCCCGGCGAGCGGCGGCCATGACTTATCGCGTCGTGCAGTGGACGACGGGCAACGTCGGCAAGAAGTCCGTGCATGCAATCGCCGCGAACACCGATCTCGAACTTGTCGGATGCTACGCCTGGTCGCCGGACAAGCTCGGCAAGGACGTCGGTGTGCTGTGCGGCATCGAACCGCTGGGCGTGACGGCGACCGACGACGTCGAAGCGCTGCTGGCGTTGAAACCGGACTGTGTGGTGTACAACCCGATGTTCGCCGACGTCGACGAGGTGGTGAACATCCTCGCCGCAGGTGTCAACGTGGTGACCACATCGGAGTTCATCACCGGCCACCAACTGGGAGAGGGCCGTGACCGCATCAGCGAGGCCTGTAACCGTGGTGGCGCCACGATCTTCGGCAGCGGCATCAACCCCGGATTCATCCAACTCTTCGCGGTGGTGACGGCCGGCCTCTCCGATCGCGTCGACCGGATCTCGATCCTGGAGTCCTTCGACACCACCATCTACAACTCGCCCGCCACCGAGATCCCCATGGGGTTCGGCCGTCCCATCGACGACCCGGACCTGCCGGCGGTCACCGAGAAGGGATCGGGCATTTTCCGCGAGGCCGTGCTGCTGGTCGCCGATGCGCTCGATGCCGAGCTCGACGACGTGCGATGCGAGGTCGAATATGCCCAGACCACCGACGATCTCGACCTACCCGGCGACTGGACGATAGCGGCCGGCTGCGTCGCGGGCATCGACGTCCGGTGGAAGGGCTACGTCGGCGGTCGGGACATCATCGAGATCCGTGGCGTGTGGACGAAAGGGCAGTCACTGCAACCGGCGTGGTCGGCGACGTTCGGTTACACCGTCACCGTGGAAGGCAGGCCCACGATCAAGAGCACGTTGAGTTTCGAACCGCCTCCGGACTTTCATGCCGAAACCCTCGACGACTTCATCATGCTCGGCCTCACCATCACCGCCATGCCGGCGATCACCGCGATCCCGGCCGTCGTCGCCGCCGATCCCGGCATCGCGACATACAACGATCTGCCGCTGCTGCTGCCGCGCGGCGTGCTCGCACAGTGAAGGAGGGCAGACGATGCCCGATCGCACGTACCGCGTGATCCAGTGGATGACGGGCGATGTCGGCCAGGTCGGTGTCCGGCACTTCGCCGACAGCCCGGTTTACAACCTGGTCGCAGTTCTGGTCCACACGCCGGAGAAAGTGGGTAAGGACGCCGGCGAGATCGCGGGCATCGCGCCGATCGGCATACGCGCCAGCGACGACATCGAAGCCGTCATCGCCATGGATGCCGACTGCGTGTTCTACACGCCCGTGATCATGGACACCGAAACGGTGTGCCGACTGTTGCGGTCGGGCAAGAACGTCGTCACCACAAGCGGCTTCTTCTACCCCTCACCGGATTTCGCCACGGACGGCGAGAAGATCCGTGCCGCCTGCCGGGACGGGGGAGTGTCGTTCCACGCGGGCGGAATCCATCCCGGCTACGCCGGCGACATCCTTCCGCTGACGTTGTCGCGGATCGTCAGCCGGATCGACAAGATCTCGGTGTTCGAAGTCGTCAACGTCCTCACCGACGCACCGCTCGACCACATCGACTGGATGGGCTTCGGTAAGGAGCGCGACGCCTTCCTCACCGAACCGACGATTCTGGGCCTCGGTGTCCCGTTCTTCGCGCAGTCGATGCACATGATCGCCGACGGACTGGGCGTGCACGTCGACGAGGTCACGGCCGACCTGGCGGCCGCCACCGCCACCGAGGACATTCCGCACGAACTGGGTGTGATACCGCGTGGAACAGTGGCCGCGCAGCATCACGAATGGACGGCAATCGTCGACGGCCGGCCGCTCATCGTTTTCCACGCGATCTACACGACGACATCGGCGGACAAGCTTGACCCCCCGTGGGATTGGGGCAAGACGCGGTACCGGATCGTGGTCGACGGCGACCCGCCGACGGAGATGACGCTCCAGGGCGTCGACCGGCCCGACGGCACCATGGCGCACCCCGGCTACAACTGGACCGCGATGGGCGCGATCAACGCGATCCCCGCGGTCTGTGACGCCGCACCCGGTTGGGTCACCCACCTCGATTTGGGTCTCGTACAACCTCGCGGGCTGGTGCGCAAATGACCGAGGAACGTTCCCGGCTGCATCACGTCGTTCTCGCGGTAGCTGGTGAACGCCAGGCGAGGGTTGCGCAGATGTTCACCGAACTCGGCTTCCGATTCGATGGCACCGACCTCACCGAACTCGGTGTCTCCGTTCGCCTCGACTGGGACGGAGGGCTCGAGTTGATCAGTCCCATTCCCGGGTCGACCGCCGAGGTGGCCAGATCGGTGACCGACTTTCTCGACCGCAACGGCGAGGGAGTCTACACGGTGGTGCTACGCGTGCCCGAAGCGTCGGCCGCCGGATCCCTGACCGCACAGTACGGTTCGACGACGCGCTTCCGGCAGAGCTTCTCAGGCGAGGGCTCCTACCTCGACGAGGTCGACCTTTCGGTGTTCGGCATACCGCTGACCTTCCTGTCCACGAACGTCTGATGACATGAGCATCCGCACCACCAAACCCAGTGTCTTCGAGGCCGATCTGCCGACACTGGCCTACGACATCACCGCGACACCGCAAGACATCTACCCGCAATTCCGGGCTGCCCAGGACGTGGCGCCGATCGCGCTGGGTCCGATCGGACCGGAAGTGCTGTCCTACGACCTGGCCCGGGCGATATTGGGGGATCCGCGGTTCGGCATTCCGCCGGGCATCCATCTCACCGCGCACGGGGTGACATCGGGGGAGTTGTGGGACCGGGTGACGCGCAGCATCCTCTGCATGGAGGGCGCCGAGCACCGGCGACTGCGCAGCCTCGTTTCCCGAGCGTTCACTCCCCGCGCGACGGCCCGCATGGACGTCACCATCCACACCGTCATGAACGACCTCATCGACGCCGTCGAGGGCGACGGCAGGTGTGAGTTCGTGGAAGCGGTCGCTCGCCCCTACCCGATTCCGGTCATCTGTGCGTTGCTCGGTGCACCGTCGGAGGACTGGAAGTTGTTCTCCAGGTGGGCTGAAGACATTTTCAAGGTCGTCAGCTTCGACATCGACCTCGCCGCCGAGGAACCGGCCGTGTTGCGGGCCTGGGACGCATTCGACGAGTACATCGACGACATGATCGCCCACCGGCGCACCGAGTTGACACATGACCTGCTCTCCGAGCTGATCCGCGCCGAGCATGACGGAGACCGGCTCGACGCGGCCGAGGTACGCATGCTCGCGTTCAGTATTCTGCTGGCCGGAACGGACACCACCCGAACGCAATTGGGCGCCTCCATGCAGGTTTTGTGCGACCACCCCGAGCAGTTGGCGCTGCTGCGGGACAGACCCGAACTCGCGATGAACGCCGTCGAGGAGACGATGCGGCATTCGCCGTCTATGTGCAGCACGCTTCGCAGCGCGACCGAAGACGTCACCATCGGCGAATACACGATCCCCGCAGGCACCTTCATCCTGGTCAACACCTTTGCCGCCAACCGCGATCCGGTGATCTACGACGACCCCACCCGCTTCGACATCACCCGTGGTGATCCGCCGCCCATTCTCACCTTCGGCGGCGGTGCCCACTACTGCCTCGGCGCCAACCTGGCGCGGCGCGAACTGGCCGAGGCGCTGAAGATCCTTGCGGTGCGGATGCCCAACCCACGTCTCACCGGTCCGGCGCCGTGGCGCCCGCTGCTGGGGATGAGTGGACCGACCAGCCTGCCGATAGAGTTCGGTTGACGTGATTTCGGTGTACGCGGTTGCGGTGAGCGCGACCGACTACACCGAAGTCGCCAGTCGGCGAGGTGCCCAGATCTCCGTCGGCGTCGAGCGGCCCCGCAGGGTTTCCGAACCCCGCGCCTCCCAGCTGCGGCGCTCCGCCTCGTCGGCGCGCTCGAGCGAGGCACCTGAGCACAGCACCCGTACGTCGAAATCCTTGGCGCGGTCGGCCAACCGCGCGGCCTCGTTGACCGCGTCTCCGACGACGGTGTACTCGTAGCGGTTCTCCGCGCCGATGTTGCCGGCGAACACCGGGCCGGCCGAGACGCCGATGCCGAAGTCGAGGCGCAGGCGTCGCAACTCCGTGACGAGCATGCGGGCGGTCGCCGGATCGTCGCTGCGCAGCGGAGCGCCGAACACGGCGAGCGCGGCATCGCCTTGGAACTTGTTGACCAGGCCGTGTTTGTCGTCCACGGCGGCCACGACGATGCGGAAGAAGTCGTTGAGCAGTTCCGCGACCTCATGGGGTTCGTGCGATGCGGCCAGCCGCGTCGACCCGACCAGATCGATGAACAGGACCGCGACATCGCGTTCGTCACCCGAGAGCGACTCGTTCTCTTCAACGGCGCGACGCACCACCTCTTCTCCGACGTGGCGGCCGAACAGGTCCCGCAGCCGGTCGCGTTCGCGCAGGCCGGCGACCATGCTGTTGAAACCCCGCTGCAGGAGCCCGATCTCCGACCACTCGTACACCTCGACTCGAGCGTCGATCTGTCCTCGTTCGACCTTCGCCATGCCGTCGATGACTTCGTGGACGGGGTCGGAGATCGACATCGACACCAGGATCATGGCCCGAAAGCCGAGCACCACGGCGACGAGCGCCAGCACGAGAAGGGCCAACTCGATGGGAGCGGCCCTGTCGATGATCCAACCGCGTGCGCGCATGATGAGCAGCAAGGCGATCGCCAGGCCCGGCAGCGCGGTACACGTGGTCCACATGAGCAGCAGGCGGGCACGCACTCCCGGCGCGGTGAGCCGGGTGAAATCCGTTGTGACACCGGCCATGACCGGCCGCAGCGGGCGCAATGTGAACAGAAACCCGGTGGACACCGTCGCGATCGTGCCGAAGAGCATGGCCGAGCCGATGACCGCCTGTGCCTCGGCTCCCGCGTCGAGATCCCAGAAGATCAGCACCGCGCCCGTGAGCAGCCACGGTGTGACCGTGAGCGCCGCCTGACGGCGCACGATCTTGAGCGTCTCCTGGCGTTCGGCATCGGTGGGCTCGCGGGAACCGAGCCACCGCAGCGAGGGGCGGATGATGAGCGCGCCGCCGACGGTCACCATCGCGGTGCCCACGATGATCAACGTGGCCGACACGAGGATGGTTTCGGCGGTCAACCCCGTCCAGCCGGTCATCGACATGACTATCGCGATGACCTCGGCGACCGTGAGGACATAGGCGAACGCTAGGCCCGCTGCGTAACGAACGAGCAGGCTGCGTTGCCTCACATCGGTAGAAAGTATCAGTCGCTGGCCGGTAACGGCTTGGCTTCTTTGAGCGACAGGGGAGTGCTGCCGATGCTCAATGTGCCCGCACCTGCCTTGGTGACGAGGACCTCCGCGCCGTTGTCGTCGACGTAGCGCTTGCCCATCGCATTGCCGTCGGCGAAGTCCGGATCGAGGGAAAGTTCGGAAGCCTTCGCCTCATCTGATTGGGTGTCGATCGGCACCATCGGTGCGCCGCCGGCGCGCAGATCGTCGAGACTGTCGGCGCTGCGTACCACGATCACCTGTGTGTCACACACCTGACTCTGAAGTCGTGTGCCGTTCTTGATCATGTTGAGCTCCTTGCTATTTGGTGGCTGTCAACTCGGCGATCAGTTCCCGACGGAGCACTTTGCCGGTCGCGTTGGTCGGCAACTCGTCGCGAAACACCACTCGGTCGGGGGTCCGCGATCCGCGCAGCTGACGTCGGACGTGCTCGCGCAACTCGTCGGCGTCCGGGGTGGCCGGCCCGTCTGGAGTGTCGGCGGGGACCACCACCGCGACGATGATCTGACCCCACTGCGGATCCTCCGGCCCCACCACGGCGCAGTCGCGGACCGCGGGATGCTCGACGAGTACATCCTCGATCTCGGCCGGCGCGATGTTCTCGCCACCGCGGATGATCGTGTCGTCGGAACGGCCGCCGATGAACAGGTAGCCGGCCTCGTCGAGCATCGCGATGTCCTTGGTGGGGAACCAACCGTCGGCATCGAGCACCGATCCGATCTCGGCGTAGCGGCCGGACACCTGGTCCCCACGGACGAACAGTTCACCGGTTTCGCCCGGACCGAGTACCTCGCCGTCGGCGTTGCGGATCTGCACCTCGATCCCGGGCACGGGTTGGCCCACCGAACCCAGCCTTCGCAGCACCGCGTCGTCGGACGAAGCCAGTGCCGCGCGGTGATCGTCGGGGCCGAGCACCGCGATGGTCGAACTGGTTTCGGTGAGCCCGTACGCGTTGACGAAACCGACGTTGGGAAGCAGTTCGAGCGCCTTGCGCACCAGAGGCAATGCAACCTTGGATCCGCCATAGGCGAGGTTGCGCAGCGTGGCCAAGTCGACCGACTCCGTCTCGAGAACCGTGACGATGCGGTCCAACATGGTCGGCACGACGGTGGCCGTCGTGACACCCTCCGTCTTCACCAGGCGCACCCACTCATGCGGGTCGAACTGGCATAGGTACACCATCTTGCGGCCCGCGTAGAGGTTCGACAATGCGGCGCCGACACCGGCGATGTGGTACGGCGGTACGCAGATCAGCGCGGCGTCATCGGGTGCCGCGGAGTCGAACTCCACGGTGCCGGTGATGTAACTGGTCAGGTTGTTGTGGGTCAGCTCAACGGCTTTGGGCCGTGACGTGGTGCCCGAGGTGAACAGCACCACGGCGACGTCCTCGGGGTCTGCGAACTCGGCCGCCGGTTCGGCGGTGCGGGCGCTCGCCACGAATTCCTCGGACCCGATGACCTCTTTGCCTGTTCCGGCGACGACGTCGCAGTACTCGGCGTCGGCCACGATCAGCGGGGCCGGCAGGCGGTCGATCAGCTCACGCAGTCCGTCCGCACTGAGCCGGTAGTTCAACGGTGTGACCGGCACGCCGGCCCTGGCGGAAGCGAACAACAGCAGCGGCAGCATGACACCGCCGGTTCCCACATATGCGACGTGGGAGGCGCCCGAAGCGGCGATGACGCCCGCTCCGCCGTCCGCGAGTGCACTCAATTCGCCTGTGGTCAGCCGCATTTCGCCGGACACCACGGCGGTCCGGTCCGGATTGCTCGAGGAGGCCATCTCGAGCAGCAGTGAAATGCTCATGACTTGTCGACGAAGATATCAAGGATGGGGTCGTCGCCACCGCCGTAGCGAGACAGGTCCGTCACGCCGGATTGCTTCAGCAGTTCGGAGTCGATGAAGCATTTGCCGTTGACGTCGGCCGCGGGGCGGGACAGGATCGCCGCCGCCGCATCACCCATGATCTGCGGATCGCGGGACCTGCCCAGCATCTCCTGGAAGTTCGGCGCATTGGCCACCGCAGCGGTGGCGATGTAGGTCTGCGGCCACAGGCAACTGAATCCGATGCCCGCATCCGCGTACTCGGCGGCCCAGCCCCGCGAGAGCAGCGTCATCCCGTACTTGGACAGCGTGTAGGACGGGTGCGCGCCCAGCCAGTGCGGGTTCATGTTCAGCGGCGGCGCCAACGTGATGACGTGCGCGTCGGGGCTCTTGCGAAGGTACGGCAGCGCGGCCTTGGTGAGCAGGAACGTGCCGCGTACGTTGATGTCCATCATCAAGTCGAACTTCTTGGCCGCCAACTGCTCGGTCGGTTCGGTGGCGATGGCGCTGGCGTTGTTGACGACGATGTCCACACCGCCGAAGTGCTCGACGGCCGCGTCGACCGCGCGTTGCACGTCTTCTTCCTTGCGTACGTCGCCCACCACCGCCACGCCCTTGCCTCCGGCGGCCTCGACCTCCGCGACGGCGGTGTGCACGGTGCCCGGCAGCTTCGGGTGCGGTTCGGCCGTCTTGGCCAGCAGCACGACGTTGGCGCCGCGTGCGGCCGCGGCGAGCGCGATCGCCAGACCTATGCCGCGGCTGCCGCCGGAGACGACGAGCGTGCGGTCAGTGAGGGCGGACATGGACCTCCTTAGCCAGGCGACCTGCGTCGTCCCACGATGCTAGCTGACACCCTTGGGCGAGCGGTATTGACGTTCTCATTTTACGCAAGTGCCATAATCGCTGTGTACCGCGTCTTCGCCTGCTCTTTACCGAGGGCGGCACCGCTTCCTCGGTGCGCGTTTGCCGCCAGCGGTATTGGCATTCTCATTTTTTGCAAGTACGTTATCCAGTGATGAGCGAGCCAGTACAGACCCCGTCGGGGATCCCGCTCGAGCCGGTCTACGGACCGGCGGAACGGGTGACCGAACCGCCACCGCCGGGCACCTATCCGTTCACCCGCGGCAACTTCGCAACCGGCTACCGCGGTAAGACCTGGACGTTTCGTCAGTATTCGGGGTTCGGGACGGCGGAGGAGTCGAACCGCCGCTACCGCTACCTGCTCGACCAGGGCGGGACCGGATTGTCGGTGGCATTGGATCTGCCTACGCAGTGCGGCTACGACTCCGATGACCCCGAGTACGGCGAGGAGGTAGGCCGCGTCGGCGTCGCGGTCGACACGCTCGCCGACGCCGAGATCCTGTTCGACGGCATCCCGCTGGACAAGATCAGCACCAGCTTCACCATCAACGGCACCGCCGCGATCCTGCTGGCGTTCTATGTCGCCGCGGCCGAGAAGAAGGGGGTGCCGCGAGCAAAGCTGACCGGCACCATCCAGAACGACATCCTCAAGGAGTACGCCTCACGCGGCACCTGGATCTGGCCGCCGGAACCGTCGCTGCGGCTGATCGCCGACACGATCGAATTCTGCGCGGCCGAGGTCCCCAGGTTCAACGCGATCTCCGTCGCCGGTGCACACTTCCGCGATGCCGGCGCGAATGCCGTTCAGGAGATGGCGTTCACCTTGGCCGACGGCGTCACCTACTGCGACACAGTGGTCGAGCGCGGCCGCATGACCATCGATCAGTTCGCCCCGCAGATCTCCTTCTTCTTCTACACCCACGGCGACTTCTTCGAGGAGATCGCGAAGTACCGGGCCGGGCGGCGACGGTGGGCGACGATCGTGCGGGAACGCTACGGCGCCACCACCGACAAGGCGTCGATGTTCCGGTTCGGCTGTGTGGCGGGCGGCGCATCGCTGTACGCGCCGCAGGCCCAGAACAACCTGGTCCGGGTCGCCTACGAGGCGATGGCCGCGGTGCTCGGCGGCGTGCAGTCGATGTTCACTGCGGCGTGGGACGAGCCGTTCGCGCTGCCCAGCGAGGAGTCTGCGACGCTGGCGCTGCGGACCCAGCAGATCCTCGCTTATGAGACCGGCGTGACGAAGGTCGCCGATCCGCTCGGCGGCTCGTATTTCGTCGAGGCGCTCACCGACGCGACCGAAGAGAAGATCGTCGAGATCATGCACGATCTGGAGACCCATGGCGGGATGGTCGCAGCCATCGAGGACGGCTATCTGCAGGGCCTGATCGCCGACGAGGCGTTCAAGATCCACCAGGAGATCGAATCCGGTGAGCGACCGGTCGTGGGAGTCAACAAGTTCGTCGCCGATGAACCGCCGCCGGAGATCGCAACCTACGAACTCGACGCCGAGGGCCGCGATATGCAGCTCAAGCGGCTGTCCAAGGTCAAGGCCGAGCGGGATGCCGCGGCGGTCAAGGAGTCGTTGGCGGCCCTTGCTCGCGCTGCCGAAGGTGATGACAACCTGATGCACAAGCTGATCGACTGCGCCAATACGTATTGCACTGTGGGCGAGATGGTTTCGACGCTCAAGGCGGTCTGGGGCGAATTCCAGCAGCCGGTGGTGTTCTGATGGGCGACTCCGCTCCCGCCCAGAGCCGCCCGGCCCGCGTGCTGGTTGCCAAACCCGGCCTCGACGGTCATGACCGCGGCGCCAAGATCGTCGCGCGGACACTGCGCGACGCCGGCTTCGAGGTGATCTACACCGGCATCCGGCAACGCATCGAGGACATCGTCTCGATCGCCTTGCAGGAAGACGTTGGGTTGGTGGGCCTTTCGATCCTGTCGGGTGCCCACGTGGCGCTCACCACGCGCACCGTGGAGGCGCTGCGCGCGGCGGACGCCGGCGATATCGCGGTTGTCGTGGGCGGCACGATTCCGCAGAGCGATGTCCAGAAGCTGCTCGACGCCGGCGCCGCGGCGGTGTTTCCGACCGGCACACCGCTCGACACACTGGTCGACGAGGTGCGCAAGTTGACGGTGAGCGCACAGTGACTCGCTCGGCGCTGAACTCTCGGAGGAAGAACTGACATGCGGCTTGGCGTGATGATCGGTGCCGAGCGCGGCGACATTGCCCGCAAGGTCAACAAGCTGGTCTCCGATATCGAGTGGGCCGAATCCGCGGGCATGGATACGGCATGGATGCCGCAGGTGCCCAACGACTTCGACTGCCTGACGATGGTTGCGCTGATGGCGGCGCACACCTCGAAGATAGAGCTCGGTACCGCGGTGGTCCCGCTGCAGGCGCAGCACCCGATCGCGCTGGCGCGTCAGGCGCTGTCGGTGCACGCGATGGCCGGCGGACGGCTCGCGCTGGGGGTGGGCCCGTCGCACCACTGGATCGTTCGGGACATGCTGGGCATTCCATATGAGAAGCCGGCCGCGTACACCCGCGACTACCTCGAGGTGCTCAACAAAGCGCTCGCCGGACCCGGCGATGTCGATGTCGAG
This window harbors:
- a CDS encoding VOC family protein, which gives rise to MTEERSRLHHVVLAVAGERQARVAQMFTELGFRFDGTDLTELGVSVRLDWDGGLELISPIPGSTAEVARSVTDFLDRNGEGVYTVVLRVPEASAAGSLTAQYGSTTRFRQSFSGEGSYLDEVDLSVFGIPLTFLSTNV
- a CDS encoding adenylate/guanylate cyclase domain-containing protein, which translates into the protein MRQRSLLVRYAAGLAFAYVLTVAEVIAIVMSMTGWTGLTAETILVSATLIIVGTAMVTVGGALIIRPSLRWLGSREPTDAERQETLKIVRRQAALTVTPWLLTGAVLIFWDLDAGAEAQAVIGSAMLFGTIATVSTGFLFTLRPLRPVMAGVTTDFTRLTAPGVRARLLLMWTTCTALPGLAIALLLIMRARGWIIDRAAPIELALLVLALVAVVLGFRAMILVSMSISDPVHEVIDGMAKVERGQIDARVEVYEWSEIGLLQRGFNSMVAGLRERDRLRDLFGRHVGEEVVRRAVEENESLSGDERDVAVLFIDLVGSTRLAASHEPHEVAELLNDFFRIVVAAVDDKHGLVNKFQGDAALAVFGAPLRSDDPATARMLVTELRRLRLDFGIGVSAGPVFAGNIGAENRYEYTVVGDAVNEAARLADRAKDFDVRVLCSGASLERADEAERRSWEARGSETLRGRSTPTEIWAPRRLATSV
- a CDS encoding cytochrome P450, which translates into the protein MSIRTTKPSVFEADLPTLAYDITATPQDIYPQFRAAQDVAPIALGPIGPEVLSYDLARAILGDPRFGIPPGIHLTAHGVTSGELWDRVTRSILCMEGAEHRRLRSLVSRAFTPRATARMDVTIHTVMNDLIDAVEGDGRCEFVEAVARPYPIPVICALLGAPSEDWKLFSRWAEDIFKVVSFDIDLAAEEPAVLRAWDAFDEYIDDMIAHRRTELTHDLLSELIRAEHDGDRLDAAEVRMLAFSILLAGTDTTRTQLGASMQVLCDHPEQLALLRDRPELAMNAVEETMRHSPSMCSTLRSATEDVTIGEYTIPAGTFILVNTFAANRDPVIYDDPTRFDITRGDPPPILTFGGGAHYCLGANLARRELAEALKILAVRMPNPRLTGPAPWRPLLGMSGPTSLPIEFG
- a CDS encoding NAD(P)H-dependent amine dehydrogenase family protein; translated protein: MPDRTYRVIQWMTGDVGQVGVRHFADSPVYNLVAVLVHTPEKVGKDAGEIAGIAPIGIRASDDIEAVIAMDADCVFYTPVIMDTETVCRLLRSGKNVVTTSGFFYPSPDFATDGEKIRAACRDGGVSFHAGGIHPGYAGDILPLTLSRIVSRIDKISVFEVVNVLTDAPLDHIDWMGFGKERDAFLTEPTILGLGVPFFAQSMHMIADGLGVHVDEVTADLAAATATEDIPHELGVIPRGTVAAQHHEWTAIVDGRPLIVFHAIYTTTSADKLDPPWDWGKTRYRIVVDGDPPTEMTLQGVDRPDGTMAHPGYNWTAMGAINAIPAVCDAAPGWVTHLDLGLVQPRGLVRK
- a CDS encoding cytochrome P450, which gives rise to MTRTLEEHAQNWDLRHEDFGDNDFLYDVYSVMRRNAPFAHTDTPFLSATPGGAFVATRYDECYRILQDWQHFSSNPVPEDAERVPGELLVIMDPPRQQKFRKVLNPYFSPARMKALAPQIRSETDRLIDLFIEEGAGDLAQVAWRQPGIVFFRYVLGMPVDDVSLCIDLTDTALNGDTEEARTTANVGLYQHLHDAMTARAAQPPRDDMIDVLLSAEIDGEKLPFQDVVANAMLLVQAGLETTSNAMSFAFHYLATHPDERDRLVDEPEILPRAVEEFIRYGGSIHGIPRTVARKVEMSGHTFCPGQSVLVNYAAANRDADQFTEPDRCILDRRDNRHLGFGAGVHRCLGSNLARLEFTVALEQVLARMPDYRLAPNADPVFHGNSVTRGYRSIPVMFTPGERRP
- a CDS encoding class I adenylate-forming enzyme family protein — its product is MSISLLLEMASSSNPDRTAVVSGEMRLTTGELSALADGGAGVIAASGASHVAYVGTGGVMLPLLLFASARAGVPVTPLNYRLSADGLRELIDRLPAPLIVADAEYCDVVAGTGKEVIGSEEFVASARTAEPAAEFADPEDVAVVLFTSGTTSRPKAVELTHNNLTSYITGTVEFDSAAPDDAALICVPPYHIAGVGAALSNLYAGRKMVYLCQFDPHEWVRLVKTEGVTTATVVPTMLDRIVTVLETESVDLATLRNLAYGGSKVALPLVRKALELLPNVGFVNAYGLTETSSTIAVLGPDDHRAALASSDDAVLRRLGSVGQPVPGIEVQIRNADGEVLGPGETGELFVRGDQVSGRYAEIGSVLDADGWFPTKDIAMLDEAGYLFIGGRSDDTIIRGGENIAPAEIEDVLVEHPAVRDCAVVGPEDPQWGQIIVAVVVPADTPDGPATPDADELREHVRRQLRGSRTPDRVVFRDELPTNATGKVLRRELIAELTATK
- a CDS encoding SDR family oxidoreductase, whose amino-acid sequence is MSALTDRTLVVSGGSRGIGLAIALAAAARGANVVLLAKTAEPHPKLPGTVHTAVAEVEAAGGKGVAVVGDVRKEEDVQRAVDAAVEHFGGVDIVVNNASAIATEPTEQLAAKKFDLMMDINVRGTFLLTKAALPYLRKSPDAHVITLAPPLNMNPHWLGAHPSYTLSKYGMTLLSRGWAAEYADAGIGFSCLWPQTYIATAAVANAPNFQEMLGRSRDPQIMGDAAAAILSRPAADVNGKCFIDSELLKQSGVTDLSRYGGGDDPILDIFVDKS
- a CDS encoding NAD(P)H-dependent amine dehydrogenase family protein, with product MTYRVVQWTTGNVGKKSVHAIAANTDLELVGCYAWSPDKLGKDVGVLCGIEPLGVTATDDVEALLALKPDCVVYNPMFADVDEVVNILAAGVNVVTTSEFITGHQLGEGRDRISEACNRGGATIFGSGINPGFIQLFAVVTAGLSDRVDRISILESFDTTIYNSPATEIPMGFGRPIDDPDLPAVTEKGSGIFREAVLLVADALDAELDDVRCEVEYAQTTDDLDLPGDWTIAAGCVAGIDVRWKGYVGGRDIIEIRGVWTKGQSLQPAWSATFGYTVTVEGRPTIKSTLSFEPPPDFHAETLDDFIMLGLTITAMPAITAIPAVVAADPGIATYNDLPLLLPRGVLAQ